The Aythya fuligula isolate bAytFul2 chromosome 2, bAytFul2.pri, whole genome shotgun sequence genome contains a region encoding:
- the LOC116485431 gene encoding beta-chimaerin, giving the protein MQKLLPSHKPAHSSHMPEVSAEWAAAASNLLSNIRSSWTNCAVLTAASLPGTREDREKIWDPSTMFSEDLWLENEKSCAVVHKSKRGRKRQELLAVALGVKVGVKGALLWQPLKLFAYSQITSLVRRAALTQNDNHFNYEKAHNFKVHTFRGPHWCEYCANFMWGLIAQGVRCSDCGLNVHKQCSKYVPNDCQPDLKRIKRVYCCDLTTLVKAHNTQRPMVVDSCIREIEARGLKSEGLYRVSGFTEHIEDVKMAFDRDGDKADISASIYPDINIITGALKLYFRDLPIPVITYDTYSKFIEAAKISNPDERLEAIHEVLMLLPAAHYETLRYLMIHLKKVTLHEKENFMNAENLGIVFGPTLMRPPEDSTLATLNDMRYQKLIVQILIENEDVLF; this is encoded by the exons ATGCAGAAGCTCCTTCCGTCCCACAAGCCGGCCCATTCGAGTCACATGCCAGAGGTCTCGGCAGAatgggctgcagctgcttcaaATCTGCTGTCTAACATCAGAAGCAGTTGGACAAACTGTGCTGTACTGACGGCAGCGAGCCTGCCAGGCACCAGGGAAGACAGGGAAAAGATCTGGGACCCGAGCACGATGTTCTCGGAGGATCTGTGgctggaaaatgagaaaagctgCGCCGTTGTTCACAAGTCGAAGCGAGGAAGGAAGCGCCAAGAGCTCCTGGCTGTGGCCCTGGGGGTGAAGGTGGGAGTCAAGGGGGCACTTCTGTGGCAACCTCTGAAACTCTTTGCCTATTCGCAGATCACCTCCTTGGTCAGGAGAGCAGCCTTAACTCAAAATGACAACCATTTCAACTATGAAAAAGCACACAATTTTAAG GTCCACACGTTTCGAGGTCCGCACTGGTGTGAATACTGTGCCAACTTCATGTGGGGTCTCATCGCTCAGGGAGTGAGGTGTTCAG ACTGTGGGCTGAACGTCCATAAGCAGTGCTCCAAGTATGTGCCCAACGACTGCCAGCCCGACCTCAAGAGGATAAAGCGAGTCTACTGCTGTGATCTGACCACACTGGTGAAAGCCCATAATACCCAGAGGCCAATGGTGGTGGATTCATGCATCCGAGAGATTGAAGCAAGAG GATTGAAATCTGAGGGCCTCTATAGAGTCTCAGGCTTCACTGAGCACATTGAAGATGTGAAAATGGCCTTTGATCGag aTGGTGACAAGGCTGATATTTCTGCCAGTATTTATCCAGACATAAACATTATTACTGGAGCGCTGAAGCTATATTTCAGAGACTTACCGATTCCCGTGATCACCTATGACACCTATTCCAAATTCATAGAGGCAGCAA AAATCTCCAATCCTGATGAACGACTAGAAGCAATACATGAAGTGTTGATGTTACTTCCTGCTGCTCACTATGAGACACTTAGATACCTAATGATTCATCTCAAAAA gGTTACTTTGCATGAAAAGGAGAATTTTATGAATGCTGAAAACCTGGGAATAGTGTTTGGGCCTACTTTAATGAGACCTCCAGAGGACAGTACCCTGGCTACTCTGAATGACATGCGGTACCAGAAGCTAATTGTGCAAATTCTAATAGAAAATGAGGATGTTCTCTTTTAG
- the PRR15 gene encoding proline-rich protein 15, translated as MADSAAATAAAPAAKGGSSAGHWWKSLTGGKKKHKEAAAAPSPQPPSAVPGPREGATPPFGSGEPPGAAAGAGAGGGARRSLRVSHSGRFKETRKARTSLLADSPQVFNGGEPGRAAPGGQ; from the coding sequence ATGGCGGACAGCGCCGCGgccaccgccgccgcccccgccgctaAGGGCGGCAGCTCGGCGGGGCACTGGTGGAAGTCGCTGACCGGCGGCAAGAAGAAGCACAAGGAAgcggcggccgccccctccccgcagcctcccTCCGCCGTCCCCGGCCCTCGGGAGGGAGCGACGCCCCCCTTCGGcagcggggagcccccgggggctgcggccggggccggggctggcggcggaGCCCGGCGGAGCCTCCGCGTCTCGCACTCGGGGCGCTTCAAGGAGACGCGCAAGGCTCGCACCTCGCTGCTGGCCGACAGCCCCCAGGTCTTCAACGGCGGCGAgcccggccgcgccgcccccgGGGGCCAGTAG